In Fusobacterium sp., one genomic interval encodes:
- a CDS encoding divergent PAP2 family protein yields MSPGIIFNNRVLDVVFIAWFIAQFYKVLTPVFKKRKFDITRLWDTGGMPSSHSSTVSCLTTCIGIRYGISSDIFAITIIFAGIVMYDSAGIRRAAGKQAGVINSLIEKIPLFIGRAQYNKHFSKEKEAKLKELLGHTPVEVVVGCALGIVIGLIFKVYLQG; encoded by the coding sequence ATGAGTCCCGGAATAATTTTTAATAATAGAGTATTAGATGTAGTATTTATAGCATGGTTTATAGCACAGTTCTATAAAGTATTGACACCTGTATTTAAAAAAAGAAAATTTGATATAACAAGATTGTGGGATACTGGAGGAATGCCAAGTTCTCACAGCTCTACAGTATCATGTCTGACTACATGTATAGGAATACGTTATGGAATAAGCAGTGATATTTTTGCAATAACTATTATTTTTGCTGGAATAGTTATGTATGATTCTGCAGGTATAAGGAGAGCAGCAGGGAAACAAGCAGGGGTAATCAATTCTCTTATAGAAAAAATACCACTATTTATTGGGAGGGCTCAATATAATAAACATTTTAGTAAGGAAAAAGAAGCAAAATTGAAAGAACTTCTTGGACATACACCTGTTGAGGTAGTGGTAGGATGTGCCCTTGGAATAGTAATTGGATTGATATTTAAAGTGTATCTACAAGGGTAA
- the yhbY gene encoding ribosome assembly RNA-binding protein YhbY, whose protein sequence is MALTSKQRAFLKKKAHELNPLVRIGKDGITDSLIQSILEAIDSRELLKVKILQNCEKGKDEVLEELSNCNEFEIVGIIGRTIILFRENKDKPTISLELKSIK, encoded by the coding sequence ATGGCATTAACAAGTAAACAAAGAGCATTTTTAAAGAAAAAAGCTCATGAATTAAATCCTCTGGTAAGAATTGGAAAAGATGGAATAACTGACAGTCTTATTCAAAGTATATTGGAGGCTATAGACTCTAGAGAATTACTAAAAGTAAAAATACTTCAAAATTGTGAAAAAGGAAAAGATGAAGTTTTAGAAGAACTTTCTAATTGTAATGAATTTGAAATTGTAGGAATAATTGGAAGAACTATTATATTATTTAGAGAAAATAAAGATAAACCAACTATTTCGTTGGAATTGAAAAGCATTAAGTAG